The following coding sequences lie in one Stigmatopora argus isolate UIUO_Sarg chromosome 5, RoL_Sarg_1.0, whole genome shotgun sequence genomic window:
- the atxn2 gene encoding ataxin-2 isoform X3 — MSMKAGGNRSKAGGGNAAGAGGSGGGRQNLGRGRHSGKAPAAVIFSGVYGNMRMVHVLTSVVGTKCELKVKNGAIYEGVFKTYGPECDLVLDAAHRKSPEPNVGPKKEDIVESIVFKASDVVTVSFKDVDLNFARKEHKGVSLRVSDNFTDAAVSGRINGEHKEKDLEPWDGGETHNSDSLESLDNDVSNGWDPNDMFKYNEEKYGVLSTYDSSLSTYTVPLERDNSEEFLKREARAAQLAEEIQATSTFKAREALENDERSEEDKFTAVVRSEREMHTLSRENKYIPPGQRNRDAMSWGPGRQNSPRLNANSTGPSAPRVGLHDYNQSPGGDQRVVNGGSSHWPSPCPSPSSRPLPRYQPGNSSLPPRATTPTRPPSRPPSRPSRPPSHSSHSSYPSSCSSSSSSSPFPIHGPSPPASTLPKRMSSEGPPRMSPKSQRTPRTHRVPPSRTAGIPPGVDLISHNTPGEVPLAPSNRGNSSGGTWSSIVSGAHRPRSPRQNSIGGVPPSSASLSQTGTAPADSFAPPASVSSPTAASSAPNMVSSLSGDVKENRVQETRQTSPKDNKDNMKDSNAGINRSVCKGPPSLAPDHRKQIDNLKKFSEDFRLQSSSNSDPAFEHIISKPPRDSADKPTELASLDKASAIGPEDRGGASPSAGAINTSKPGSPATLSPSPSGLEQKRAGLDVTSQGVQTTTMSPFSGSKHEEKEDKKEGVQDQVKKSTLNPNANEFKPRFNAQQPKPANTPTPPRPQGQPSPSIMVQQPPTVYGQPVCFPQMYPLTPVSPGVQKSIIWKSPAMYQVQMPHMTVSQSKPYRPGKVPNMPQQRSDQHHPPGTPTLMHPATAAGPPIITQSPAYSAQYFACSPQQFPSQQLVQQMPHYQSQAQHVFSPVMQGSARMMAPHAHGQPGLVSSSATQYPEQTHTMYVSPGHMPQQYPHPSATLHPHPQPSATPTGQGQQGGPPQHGGPPNHPAAGPAQHPQAAAAAVAAAQALHLANQSQQPMYSALAPTPPSMTPGPNPQSPQASFPSAQQTVYIHPQQVQHGYNPNHMAQMQQAHMQSSMVASHHAAAAHAPMMLMAAQGPPGGPQPPMAQTALNHIPVSSTTPFSYLAHPQVQAHHQQQL; from the exons ATGTCAATGAAGGCCGGTGGAAATCGCAGCAAGGCCGGCGGTGGCAACGCCGCTGGTGCCGGAGGAAGCGGCGGGGGACGGCAGAATCTGGGCAG GGGAAGACACAGTGGTAAAGCTCCTGCAGCG GTCATTTTCAGTGGAGTTTATGGAAATATGAGGATGGTCCACGTCTTGACGTCTGTTGTG GGGACAAAGTGTGAATTAAAGGTGAAAAATGGAGCCATCTACGAGGGAGTGTTCAAGACTTACGGTCCAGAG TGTGATCTGGTATTGGATGCAGCCCACAGGAAGAGCCCAGAGCCAAATGTGGGCCCCAAGAAAGAGGACATTGTGGAAAGCATTGTGTTCAAGGCATCCGATGTGGTCACTGTCTCCTTCAAAGACGTTGACCTTAACTTTGCCAGGAAAG AGCATAAAGGTGTATCCTTGCGTGTCTCAGATAACTTCACAGACGCCGCAGTGAGTGGCAGGATTAATGGCGAGCACAAAGAAAAAGATCTTGAACCGTGGGACGGTGGAGAAACCCACAATTCTGACAGTCTCGAGTCTCTTGACAATGATGTG TCAAATGGGTGGGACCCCAATGATATGTTCAAGTACAACGAGGAGAAGTACGGTGTCTTGTCCACATATGACAGCAGCCTGTCCACTTATAC GGTCCCCCTTGAACGTGACAACTCGGAGGAGTTCCTCAAGAGGGAAGCACGGGCTGCTCAGTTGGCTGAGGAAATACAAGCCACCTCCACTTTTAAGGCCCGTGAGGCCCTCGAGAACGACGAGCGTTCAGAGGAAGACAAATTCACTGCCGTGGTGCGAAGTGAAAGAGAGATGCACACATTGAGCAG AGAGAACAAGTACATTCCCCCAGGTCAGAGAAACCGGGATGCCATGTCATGGGGACCCGGACGGCAGAATTCCCCTCGACTGAATGCGAATTCTACTGGGCCTTCGGCTCCTCGTGTGGGACTGCATGACTACAATCAGAGCCCTGGGGGCGACCAGAGGGTGGTGAACGGAG GTTCATCCCATTGGCCCTCACCCTGTCCATCTCCTTCCTCCCGCCCCCTTCCTCGCTACCAGCCCGGCAACTCCTCTCTGCCACCTCGGGCCACCACTCCCACCAGGCCACCCTCCAGACCCCCCTCTCGACCTTCCAGGCCTCCCTCTCATTCTTCCCATTCTTCCTATCCCTCCTcttgctcctcttcctcctcctcgtctccCTTTCCCATCCATGGGCCCTCGCCGCCGGCTTCCACTCTGCCCAAACGCATGTCTTCAGAAG GTCCACCACGGATGTCCCCGAAATCCCAGAGGACTCCTCGCACTCACAGAGTGCCCCCCAGCAGGACTGCTGGGATTCCACCAGGAGTGGATCTCATTTCTCACAACACCCCTGGAGAGGTCCCATTGGCCCCGTCCAACAGAGGCAACTCCTCAGGAGGAACTTGGTCTTCTATTGTTAGTGGAG cTCACAGACCTCGCTCCCCACGTCAGAATAGCATCGGCGGAGTCCCCCCTTCCTCCGCTTCTCTGTCTCAGACAGGAACCGCTCCCGCAGATTCTTTTGCCCCGCCGGCGTCCGTTTCCTCCCCTACTGCTGCGAGCTCTGCCCCTAACATGGTCTCCTCCCTGTCAGGAGATG TTAAAGAAAATCGTGTCCAGGAGACGAGACAAACATCCCCCAAAGATAACAAAGACAACATGAAGGACAGTAACGCCGGTATCAACAGATCTGTGTGTAAAG GTCCCCCTTCCTTGGCACCGGACCACAGGAAACAAATAGACAATTTAAAGAAATTTAGTGAAGATTTTAGG TTGCAGTCTAGTTCCAACTCAGACCCTGCCTTTGAGCACATCATCAGCAAACCTCCAAGAGACTCTGCAGACAAGCCTACTGAACTGGCTTCCTTGGACAAAGCTTCCGCGATAGGCCCCGAAGACCGTGGCGGAGCCTCGCCGTCCGCAGGCGCTATCAACACAAGCAAGCCGGGGAGCCCCGCCACGCTGTCCCCGTCTCCTTCAGGCCTGGAGCAGAAGAGAGCGGGGCTGGATGTGACGTCGCAGGGGGTCCAGACAACAACCATGTCTCCTTTTAGCGGGTCCAAGCATGAAGAGAAGGAGGACAAGAAGGAGGGTGTTCAAGA TCAAGTAAAGAAGTCTACTTTAAACCCCAATGCCAACGAGTTCAAGCCAAGGTTCAACGCGCAG CAGCCCAAGCCAGCCAACACCCCGACACCCCCACGACCTCAGGGCCAGCCCAGCCCCTCCATCATGGTCCAACAGCCACCCACTGTCTACGGCCAGCCAGTGTGCTTCCCCCAGATGTATCCTCTCACCCCAGTTAGTCCTGGCGTACAG AAAAGCATAATATGGAAG TCTCCAGCAATGTACCAGGTTCAGATGCCGCACATGACCGTCAGCCAGTCCAAACCTTACAGGCCAGGTAAAG TGCCCAACATGCCGCAGCAAAGGTCGGACCAGCACCACCCGCCGGGCACGCCCACCCTAATGCACCCAGCAACGGCAGCCGGACCGCCAATCATCACGCAGAGCCCTGCCTACTCTGCCCAGTACTTCGCGTGCAGTCCACAGCAGTTCCCGAGTCAGCAGCTGGTCCAGCAGATGCCACACTACCAGTCTCAG GCACAGCATGTGTTCAGTCCTGTGATGCAGGGCAGCGCTCGCATGATGGCGCCGCATGCGCACGGCCAGCCCGGTTTGGTGTCTTCTTCCGCCACTCAGTACCCAGAGCAGACGCATACCATGTATG TGTCTCCCGGCCATATGCCGCAACAGTACCCCCACCCGAGCGCCACCTTGCACCCGCATCCGCAGCCTTCCGCCACGCCCACGGGGCAAGGCCAGCAGGGGGGACCGCCTCAACACGGAGGTCCGCCTAACCACCCGGCCGCCGGCCCCGCGCAGCACCCTCAGGCGGCAGCAG CCGCCGTGGCCGCCGCCCAGGCGCTGCACCTGGCCAACCAATCCCAGCAGCCCATGTACTCTGCTCTGGCTCCCACGCCGCCCTCCATGACACCGGGCCCCAACCCGCAGTCCCCGCAGGCGTCCTTCCCGTCGGCCCAACAGACGGTCTATATCCACCCGCAGCAGGTGCAGCATGGCTACAACCCGAACCACATGGCACAGATGCAGCAG GCTCACATGCAGTCGAGCATGGTGGCGTCGCACCACGCGGCAGCGGCCCACGCACCCATGATGCTGATGGCTGCCCAGGGTCCGCCGGGGGGCCCGCAGCCCCCCATGGCCCAGACGGCCCTCAACCACATCCCCGTCTCTTCCACGACGCCATTCTCCTACCTGGCGCATCCGCAAG TGCAGGCTCATCACCAGCAGCAGCTGTAG
- the atxn2 gene encoding ataxin-2 isoform X7, with amino-acid sequence MSMKAGGNRSKAGGGNAAGAGGSGGGRQNLGRGRHSGKAPAAVIFSGVYGNMRMVHVLTSVVGTKCELKVKNGAIYEGVFKTYGPECDLVLDAAHRKSPEPNVGPKKEDIVESIVFKASDVVTVSFKDVDLNFARKDNFTDAAVSGRINGEHKEKDLEPWDGGETHNSDSLESLDNDVSNGWDPNDMFKYNEEKYGVLSTYDSSLSTYTVPLERDNSEEFLKREARAAQLAEEIQATSTFKAREALENDERSEEDKFTAVVRSEREMHTLSRENKYIPPGQRNRDAMSWGPGRQNSPRLNANSTGPSAPRVGLHDYNQSPGGDQRVVNGGSSHWPSPCPSPSSRPLPRYQPGNSSLPPRATTPTRPPSRPPSRPSRPPSHSSHSSYPSSCSSSSSSSPFPIHGPSPPASTLPKRMSSEGPPRMSPKSQRTPRTHRVPPSRTAGIPPGVDLISHNTPGEVPLAPSNRGNSSGGTWSSIVSGAHRPRSPRQNSIGGVPPSSASLSQTGTAPADSFAPPASVSSPTAASSAPNMVSSLSGDVKENRVQETRQTSPKDNKDNMKDSNAGINRSVCKGPPSLAPDHRKQIDNLKKFSEDFRLQSSSNSDPAFEHIISKPPRDSADKPTELASLDKASAIGPEDRGGASPSAGAINTSKPGSPATLSPSPSGLEQKRAGLDVTSQGVQTTTMSPFSGSKHEEKEDKKEGVQDQVKKSTLNPNANEFKPRFNAQQPKPANTPTPPRPQGQPSPSIMVQQPPTVYGQPVCFPQMYPLTPVSPGVQKSIIWKSPAMYQVQMPHMTVSQSKPYRPGKVPNMPQQRSDQHHPPGTPTLMHPATAAGPPIITQSPAYSAQYFACSPQQFPSQQLVQQMPHYQSQAQHVFSPVMQGSARMMAPHAHGQPGLVSSSATQYPEQTHTMYVSPGHMPQQYPHPSATLHPHPQPSATPTGQGQQGGPPQHGGPPNHPAAGPAQHPQAAAAAVAAAQALHLANQSQQPMYSALAPTPPSMTPGPNPQSPQASFPSAQQTVYIHPQQVQHGYNPNHMAQMQQAHMQSSMVASHHAAAAHAPMMLMAAQGPPGGPQPPMAQTALNHIPVSSTTPFSYLAHPQVQAHHQQQL; translated from the exons ATGTCAATGAAGGCCGGTGGAAATCGCAGCAAGGCCGGCGGTGGCAACGCCGCTGGTGCCGGAGGAAGCGGCGGGGGACGGCAGAATCTGGGCAG GGGAAGACACAGTGGTAAAGCTCCTGCAGCG GTCATTTTCAGTGGAGTTTATGGAAATATGAGGATGGTCCACGTCTTGACGTCTGTTGTG GGGACAAAGTGTGAATTAAAGGTGAAAAATGGAGCCATCTACGAGGGAGTGTTCAAGACTTACGGTCCAGAG TGTGATCTGGTATTGGATGCAGCCCACAGGAAGAGCCCAGAGCCAAATGTGGGCCCCAAGAAAGAGGACATTGTGGAAAGCATTGTGTTCAAGGCATCCGATGTGGTCACTGTCTCCTTCAAAGACGTTGACCTTAACTTTGCCAGGAAAG ATAACTTCACAGACGCCGCAGTGAGTGGCAGGATTAATGGCGAGCACAAAGAAAAAGATCTTGAACCGTGGGACGGTGGAGAAACCCACAATTCTGACAGTCTCGAGTCTCTTGACAATGATGTG TCAAATGGGTGGGACCCCAATGATATGTTCAAGTACAACGAGGAGAAGTACGGTGTCTTGTCCACATATGACAGCAGCCTGTCCACTTATAC GGTCCCCCTTGAACGTGACAACTCGGAGGAGTTCCTCAAGAGGGAAGCACGGGCTGCTCAGTTGGCTGAGGAAATACAAGCCACCTCCACTTTTAAGGCCCGTGAGGCCCTCGAGAACGACGAGCGTTCAGAGGAAGACAAATTCACTGCCGTGGTGCGAAGTGAAAGAGAGATGCACACATTGAGCAG AGAGAACAAGTACATTCCCCCAGGTCAGAGAAACCGGGATGCCATGTCATGGGGACCCGGACGGCAGAATTCCCCTCGACTGAATGCGAATTCTACTGGGCCTTCGGCTCCTCGTGTGGGACTGCATGACTACAATCAGAGCCCTGGGGGCGACCAGAGGGTGGTGAACGGAG GTTCATCCCATTGGCCCTCACCCTGTCCATCTCCTTCCTCCCGCCCCCTTCCTCGCTACCAGCCCGGCAACTCCTCTCTGCCACCTCGGGCCACCACTCCCACCAGGCCACCCTCCAGACCCCCCTCTCGACCTTCCAGGCCTCCCTCTCATTCTTCCCATTCTTCCTATCCCTCCTcttgctcctcttcctcctcctcgtctccCTTTCCCATCCATGGGCCCTCGCCGCCGGCTTCCACTCTGCCCAAACGCATGTCTTCAGAAG GTCCACCACGGATGTCCCCGAAATCCCAGAGGACTCCTCGCACTCACAGAGTGCCCCCCAGCAGGACTGCTGGGATTCCACCAGGAGTGGATCTCATTTCTCACAACACCCCTGGAGAGGTCCCATTGGCCCCGTCCAACAGAGGCAACTCCTCAGGAGGAACTTGGTCTTCTATTGTTAGTGGAG cTCACAGACCTCGCTCCCCACGTCAGAATAGCATCGGCGGAGTCCCCCCTTCCTCCGCTTCTCTGTCTCAGACAGGAACCGCTCCCGCAGATTCTTTTGCCCCGCCGGCGTCCGTTTCCTCCCCTACTGCTGCGAGCTCTGCCCCTAACATGGTCTCCTCCCTGTCAGGAGATG TTAAAGAAAATCGTGTCCAGGAGACGAGACAAACATCCCCCAAAGATAACAAAGACAACATGAAGGACAGTAACGCCGGTATCAACAGATCTGTGTGTAAAG GTCCCCCTTCCTTGGCACCGGACCACAGGAAACAAATAGACAATTTAAAGAAATTTAGTGAAGATTTTAGG TTGCAGTCTAGTTCCAACTCAGACCCTGCCTTTGAGCACATCATCAGCAAACCTCCAAGAGACTCTGCAGACAAGCCTACTGAACTGGCTTCCTTGGACAAAGCTTCCGCGATAGGCCCCGAAGACCGTGGCGGAGCCTCGCCGTCCGCAGGCGCTATCAACACAAGCAAGCCGGGGAGCCCCGCCACGCTGTCCCCGTCTCCTTCAGGCCTGGAGCAGAAGAGAGCGGGGCTGGATGTGACGTCGCAGGGGGTCCAGACAACAACCATGTCTCCTTTTAGCGGGTCCAAGCATGAAGAGAAGGAGGACAAGAAGGAGGGTGTTCAAGA TCAAGTAAAGAAGTCTACTTTAAACCCCAATGCCAACGAGTTCAAGCCAAGGTTCAACGCGCAG CAGCCCAAGCCAGCCAACACCCCGACACCCCCACGACCTCAGGGCCAGCCCAGCCCCTCCATCATGGTCCAACAGCCACCCACTGTCTACGGCCAGCCAGTGTGCTTCCCCCAGATGTATCCTCTCACCCCAGTTAGTCCTGGCGTACAG AAAAGCATAATATGGAAG TCTCCAGCAATGTACCAGGTTCAGATGCCGCACATGACCGTCAGCCAGTCCAAACCTTACAGGCCAGGTAAAG TGCCCAACATGCCGCAGCAAAGGTCGGACCAGCACCACCCGCCGGGCACGCCCACCCTAATGCACCCAGCAACGGCAGCCGGACCGCCAATCATCACGCAGAGCCCTGCCTACTCTGCCCAGTACTTCGCGTGCAGTCCACAGCAGTTCCCGAGTCAGCAGCTGGTCCAGCAGATGCCACACTACCAGTCTCAG GCACAGCATGTGTTCAGTCCTGTGATGCAGGGCAGCGCTCGCATGATGGCGCCGCATGCGCACGGCCAGCCCGGTTTGGTGTCTTCTTCCGCCACTCAGTACCCAGAGCAGACGCATACCATGTATG TGTCTCCCGGCCATATGCCGCAACAGTACCCCCACCCGAGCGCCACCTTGCACCCGCATCCGCAGCCTTCCGCCACGCCCACGGGGCAAGGCCAGCAGGGGGGACCGCCTCAACACGGAGGTCCGCCTAACCACCCGGCCGCCGGCCCCGCGCAGCACCCTCAGGCGGCAGCAG CCGCCGTGGCCGCCGCCCAGGCGCTGCACCTGGCCAACCAATCCCAGCAGCCCATGTACTCTGCTCTGGCTCCCACGCCGCCCTCCATGACACCGGGCCCCAACCCGCAGTCCCCGCAGGCGTCCTTCCCGTCGGCCCAACAGACGGTCTATATCCACCCGCAGCAGGTGCAGCATGGCTACAACCCGAACCACATGGCACAGATGCAGCAG GCTCACATGCAGTCGAGCATGGTGGCGTCGCACCACGCGGCAGCGGCCCACGCACCCATGATGCTGATGGCTGCCCAGGGTCCGCCGGGGGGCCCGCAGCCCCCCATGGCCCAGACGGCCCTCAACCACATCCCCGTCTCTTCCACGACGCCATTCTCCTACCTGGCGCATCCGCAAG TGCAGGCTCATCACCAGCAGCAGCTGTAG
- the atxn2 gene encoding ataxin-2 isoform X6, with the protein MSMKAGGNRSKAGGGNAAGAGGSGGGRQNLGRGRHSGKAPAAVIFSGVYGNMRMVHVLTSVVGTKCELKVKNGAIYEGVFKTYGPECDLVLDAAHRKSPEPNVGPKKEDIVESIVFKASDVVTVSFKDVDLNFARKVSSDTDNFTDAAVSGRINGEHKEKDLEPWDGGETHNSDSLESLDNDVSNGWDPNDMFKYNEEKYGVLSTYDSSLSTYTVPLERDNSEEFLKREARAAQLAEEIQATSTFKAREALENDERSEEDKFTAVVRSEREMHTLSRENKYIPPGQRNRDAMSWGPGRQNSPRLNANSTGPSAPRVGLHDYNQSPGGDQRVVNGGSSHWPSPCPSPSSRPLPRYQPGNSSLPPRATTPTRPPSRPPSRPSRPPSHSSHSSYPSSCSSSSSSSPFPIHGPSPPASTLPKRMSSEGPPRMSPKSQRTPRTHRVPPSRTAGIPPGVDLISHNTPGEVPLAPSNRGNSSGGTWSSIVSGAHRPRSPRQNSIGGVPPSSASLSQTGTAPADSFAPPASVSSPTAASSAPNMVSSLSGDVKENRVQETRQTSPKDNKDNMKDSNAGINRSVCKGPPSLAPDHRKQIDNLKKFSEDFRLQSSSNSDPAFEHIISKPPRDSADKPTELASLDKASAIGPEDRGGASPSAGAINTSKPGSPATLSPSPSGLEQKRAGLDVTSQGVQTTTMSPFSGSKHEEKEDKKEGVQDQVKKSTLNPNANEFKPRFNAQPKPANTPTPPRPQGQPSPSIMVQQPPTVYGQPVCFPQMYPLTPVSPGVQKSIIWKSPAMYQVQMPHMTVSQSKPYRPGKVPNMPQQRSDQHHPPGTPTLMHPATAAGPPIITQSPAYSAQYFACSPQQFPSQQLVQQMPHYQSQAQHVFSPVMQGSARMMAPHAHGQPGLVSSSATQYPEQTHTMYVSPGHMPQQYPHPSATLHPHPQPSATPTGQGQQGGPPQHGGPPNHPAAGPAQHPQAAAAAVAAAQALHLANQSQQPMYSALAPTPPSMTPGPNPQSPQASFPSAQQTVYIHPQQVQHGYNPNHMAQMQQAHMQSSMVASHHAAAAHAPMMLMAAQGPPGGPQPPMAQTALNHIPVSSTTPFSYLAHPQVQAHHQQQL; encoded by the exons ATGTCAATGAAGGCCGGTGGAAATCGCAGCAAGGCCGGCGGTGGCAACGCCGCTGGTGCCGGAGGAAGCGGCGGGGGACGGCAGAATCTGGGCAG GGGAAGACACAGTGGTAAAGCTCCTGCAGCG GTCATTTTCAGTGGAGTTTATGGAAATATGAGGATGGTCCACGTCTTGACGTCTGTTGTG GGGACAAAGTGTGAATTAAAGGTGAAAAATGGAGCCATCTACGAGGGAGTGTTCAAGACTTACGGTCCAGAG TGTGATCTGGTATTGGATGCAGCCCACAGGAAGAGCCCAGAGCCAAATGTGGGCCCCAAGAAAGAGGACATTGTGGAAAGCATTGTGTTCAAGGCATCCGATGTGGTCACTGTCTCCTTCAAAGACGTTGACCTTAACTTTGCCAGGAAAG TTTCCTCAGACACAG ATAACTTCACAGACGCCGCAGTGAGTGGCAGGATTAATGGCGAGCACAAAGAAAAAGATCTTGAACCGTGGGACGGTGGAGAAACCCACAATTCTGACAGTCTCGAGTCTCTTGACAATGATGTG TCAAATGGGTGGGACCCCAATGATATGTTCAAGTACAACGAGGAGAAGTACGGTGTCTTGTCCACATATGACAGCAGCCTGTCCACTTATAC GGTCCCCCTTGAACGTGACAACTCGGAGGAGTTCCTCAAGAGGGAAGCACGGGCTGCTCAGTTGGCTGAGGAAATACAAGCCACCTCCACTTTTAAGGCCCGTGAGGCCCTCGAGAACGACGAGCGTTCAGAGGAAGACAAATTCACTGCCGTGGTGCGAAGTGAAAGAGAGATGCACACATTGAGCAG AGAGAACAAGTACATTCCCCCAGGTCAGAGAAACCGGGATGCCATGTCATGGGGACCCGGACGGCAGAATTCCCCTCGACTGAATGCGAATTCTACTGGGCCTTCGGCTCCTCGTGTGGGACTGCATGACTACAATCAGAGCCCTGGGGGCGACCAGAGGGTGGTGAACGGAG GTTCATCCCATTGGCCCTCACCCTGTCCATCTCCTTCCTCCCGCCCCCTTCCTCGCTACCAGCCCGGCAACTCCTCTCTGCCACCTCGGGCCACCACTCCCACCAGGCCACCCTCCAGACCCCCCTCTCGACCTTCCAGGCCTCCCTCTCATTCTTCCCATTCTTCCTATCCCTCCTcttgctcctcttcctcctcctcgtctccCTTTCCCATCCATGGGCCCTCGCCGCCGGCTTCCACTCTGCCCAAACGCATGTCTTCAGAAG GTCCACCACGGATGTCCCCGAAATCCCAGAGGACTCCTCGCACTCACAGAGTGCCCCCCAGCAGGACTGCTGGGATTCCACCAGGAGTGGATCTCATTTCTCACAACACCCCTGGAGAGGTCCCATTGGCCCCGTCCAACAGAGGCAACTCCTCAGGAGGAACTTGGTCTTCTATTGTTAGTGGAG cTCACAGACCTCGCTCCCCACGTCAGAATAGCATCGGCGGAGTCCCCCCTTCCTCCGCTTCTCTGTCTCAGACAGGAACCGCTCCCGCAGATTCTTTTGCCCCGCCGGCGTCCGTTTCCTCCCCTACTGCTGCGAGCTCTGCCCCTAACATGGTCTCCTCCCTGTCAGGAGATG TTAAAGAAAATCGTGTCCAGGAGACGAGACAAACATCCCCCAAAGATAACAAAGACAACATGAAGGACAGTAACGCCGGTATCAACAGATCTGTGTGTAAAG GTCCCCCTTCCTTGGCACCGGACCACAGGAAACAAATAGACAATTTAAAGAAATTTAGTGAAGATTTTAGG TTGCAGTCTAGTTCCAACTCAGACCCTGCCTTTGAGCACATCATCAGCAAACCTCCAAGAGACTCTGCAGACAAGCCTACTGAACTGGCTTCCTTGGACAAAGCTTCCGCGATAGGCCCCGAAGACCGTGGCGGAGCCTCGCCGTCCGCAGGCGCTATCAACACAAGCAAGCCGGGGAGCCCCGCCACGCTGTCCCCGTCTCCTTCAGGCCTGGAGCAGAAGAGAGCGGGGCTGGATGTGACGTCGCAGGGGGTCCAGACAACAACCATGTCTCCTTTTAGCGGGTCCAAGCATGAAGAGAAGGAGGACAAGAAGGAGGGTGTTCAAGA TCAAGTAAAGAAGTCTACTTTAAACCCCAATGCCAACGAGTTCAAGCCAAGGTTCAACGCGCAG CCCAAGCCAGCCAACACCCCGACACCCCCACGACCTCAGGGCCAGCCCAGCCCCTCCATCATGGTCCAACAGCCACCCACTGTCTACGGCCAGCCAGTGTGCTTCCCCCAGATGTATCCTCTCACCCCAGTTAGTCCTGGCGTACAG AAAAGCATAATATGGAAG TCTCCAGCAATGTACCAGGTTCAGATGCCGCACATGACCGTCAGCCAGTCCAAACCTTACAGGCCAGGTAAAG TGCCCAACATGCCGCAGCAAAGGTCGGACCAGCACCACCCGCCGGGCACGCCCACCCTAATGCACCCAGCAACGGCAGCCGGACCGCCAATCATCACGCAGAGCCCTGCCTACTCTGCCCAGTACTTCGCGTGCAGTCCACAGCAGTTCCCGAGTCAGCAGCTGGTCCAGCAGATGCCACACTACCAGTCTCAG GCACAGCATGTGTTCAGTCCTGTGATGCAGGGCAGCGCTCGCATGATGGCGCCGCATGCGCACGGCCAGCCCGGTTTGGTGTCTTCTTCCGCCACTCAGTACCCAGAGCAGACGCATACCATGTATG TGTCTCCCGGCCATATGCCGCAACAGTACCCCCACCCGAGCGCCACCTTGCACCCGCATCCGCAGCCTTCCGCCACGCCCACGGGGCAAGGCCAGCAGGGGGGACCGCCTCAACACGGAGGTCCGCCTAACCACCCGGCCGCCGGCCCCGCGCAGCACCCTCAGGCGGCAGCAG CCGCCGTGGCCGCCGCCCAGGCGCTGCACCTGGCCAACCAATCCCAGCAGCCCATGTACTCTGCTCTGGCTCCCACGCCGCCCTCCATGACACCGGGCCCCAACCCGCAGTCCCCGCAGGCGTCCTTCCCGTCGGCCCAACAGACGGTCTATATCCACCCGCAGCAGGTGCAGCATGGCTACAACCCGAACCACATGGCACAGATGCAGCAG GCTCACATGCAGTCGAGCATGGTGGCGTCGCACCACGCGGCAGCGGCCCACGCACCCATGATGCTGATGGCTGCCCAGGGTCCGCCGGGGGGCCCGCAGCCCCCCATGGCCCAGACGGCCCTCAACCACATCCCCGTCTCTTCCACGACGCCATTCTCCTACCTGGCGCATCCGCAAG TGCAGGCTCATCACCAGCAGCAGCTGTAG